One Methanobrevibacter millerae genomic region harbors:
- a CDS encoding 30S ribosomal protein S12 translates to MPGLFAAKKLKRNRQNFKWKDVDYKRRALRLDVKADPLEGAPQARGIVIEKVGIEAKQPNSAIRKCVRVQLIKNGKQLTAFAPGDGAIGFIDEHDEVMIEGIGGPSGRSMGDIPGVRWKVSKVNNVALSEMVSGKIEKPVR, encoded by the coding sequence ATGCCAGGACTTTTTGCTGCAAAAAAACTTAAAAGAAACAGACAAAATTTTAAGTGGAAAGATGTAGATTACAAAAGGAGAGCTTTAAGGTTGGACGTTAAGGCTGACCCTCTCGAAGGAGCTCCTCAGGCTAGAGGAATCGTTATCGAGAAAGTGGGTATTGAAGCAAAGCAACCTAACTCTGCTATTCGTAAATGTGTACGTGTTCAATTGATTAAAAACGGTAAACAATTAACTGCTTTCGCCCCAGGTGACGGAGCTATCGGATTTATCGATGAGCACGATGAAGTTATGATTGAAGGAATTGGAGGACCATCCGGAAGATCCATGGGTGATATTCCTGGAGTCCGTTGGAAAGTATCCAAAGTAAACAATGTAGCTTTATCTGAAATGGTAAGTGGAAAAATAGAAAAACCTGTAAGATAA
- a CDS encoding 30S ribosomal protein S7, translated as MSKLFDKWDLDEVKVEDLGLVKYICLDETLVPHTSGRHVRRQFAKSKVSIVERLINKVMRTHLNSGKKNKAYNIVKEALEIINKRTKKNPVQVLVTAVENTAPREETTRIKYGGIGYQVAVDISPQRRVDLSLGFLTRGTLQSSFKNKRSVAECLADELILASEEDSRSFALQKAEEKERVAKAAH; from the coding sequence ATGAGTAAGTTATTTGATAAATGGGATCTCGATGAAGTAAAAGTTGAGGACTTAGGTTTAGTTAAATACATCTGTTTGGATGAAACTCTCGTACCTCACACTTCAGGCAGACACGTAAGAAGACAATTCGCAAAATCAAAAGTATCCATTGTTGAAAGATTAATTAACAAGGTTATGAGAACCCACCTCAACTCAGGTAAGAAAAATAAAGCTTATAACATTGTAAAAGAAGCATTGGAAATCATCAACAAAAGGACTAAAAAGAACCCAGTTCAGGTTTTAGTCACCGCAGTCGAAAACACTGCACCTCGTGAAGAAACCACCCGTATCAAATACGGTGGTATCGGTTACCAGGTTGCCGTTGACATTTCCCCTCAAAGAAGAGTTGACTTATCCTTAGGATTTTTAACAAGAGGTACTTTACAGTCATCATTCAAAAACAAAAGATCTGTTGCTGAATGTTTAGCTGATGAATTAATACTTGCTTCTGAAGAAGATTCAAGAAGCTTTGCTTTACAAAAAGCTGAAGAGAAAGAAAGAGTTGCTAAAGCAGCACATTAA
- a CDS encoding elongation factor EF-2, whose translation MSRRDKMIAKIKELMYEPDQIRNIGICAHIDHGKTTLSDNLLAGAGMISEDLAGDQRFLDFDEQEQARGITIDAANVSMVHDYKDEEYLINLIDTPGHVDFGGDVTRAMRAVDGAVVVVCAVEGIMPQTETVFRQALKENVKPVLFINKVDRLINELKLQPDELQNRFIKIFMEANKLIKNMAPEDKKEEWALDFTNGSVAFGSAYHNWAINVPTMQETGINFNDIIEHCNNENEKELAQKVPLSDVLLGMVVEHLPSPKEAQVYRVPNIWDGDIESPAGKGMVETSPDGPLAVMVTNVSVDKHAGEIATGRVYGGAIEKGTEVYMVGSHGKSRVQQVGVYFGPERVNTDKVPAGNIVYIAGAKGAIAGETLCSPEDKIKEFEGLEHISEPVVTVAVEAKNTKDLPKLIEVLRQVGKEDPTVKIDINEETGEHLVSGMGELHLEVIGYRIGEKGVDITTSEPIVVYRETVRKLSPQVEGKSPNKHNRFYLTVEPIEPSLYEAIQEGKIKEGRVKGKESANDFIEAGLEKEEARRVWAVHNRSIFLNMTRGIQYLDEVKELLLEGFESTLESGPLGEEISMGLKFKLNDAKLHEDAIHRGPAQVLPAIRNAILGAMTLAEPALLEPMQKVVIDTPNDYMGACTREIQNRRGQIVDMGQEGDMARIESKVPVAEMFGFAGDIRSAAEGRCLWSTEIAGFEPLPREMQAQIVREIRQRKGLSAEPFPTSHYLGDI comes from the coding sequence TTGAGTAGAAGAGACAAAATGATTGCAAAAATCAAGGAATTGATGTACGAACCTGATCAAATCAGAAATATTGGTATCTGTGCTCACATCGATCACGGTAAAACCACTTTATCTGATAACCTTTTAGCAGGTGCCGGAATGATTTCCGAAGACCTTGCAGGTGACCAGAGATTCTTGGATTTTGATGAACAAGAACAAGCTCGTGGTATCACTATCGACGCAGCTAACGTATCCATGGTACACGATTACAAAGATGAAGAATACTTAATCAACTTAATCGATACTCCAGGACACGTCGACTTCGGTGGAGACGTTACCCGTGCAATGAGAGCTGTAGACGGTGCAGTAGTTGTTGTTTGTGCTGTAGAAGGTATCATGCCTCAAACCGAAACTGTATTCAGACAGGCTCTAAAAGAAAACGTAAAACCTGTTTTATTCATCAACAAAGTTGACAGATTAATCAACGAATTGAAATTACAGCCTGATGAATTGCAGAACAGATTCATCAAAATCTTCATGGAAGCCAATAAACTCATCAAGAACATGGCTCCTGAAGACAAAAAAGAAGAATGGGCACTCGATTTCACTAACGGTAGTGTAGCTTTCGGTTCAGCATACCACAACTGGGCTATCAATGTTCCAACCATGCAGGAAACCGGAATCAACTTCAACGACATTATCGAACACTGTAACAATGAAAACGAAAAGGAATTAGCTCAAAAAGTACCTTTATCCGACGTACTGTTAGGTATGGTAGTTGAACACTTGCCTTCCCCTAAGGAAGCTCAAGTCTACAGGGTTCCTAACATCTGGGACGGAGACATCGAATCCCCAGCTGGAAAAGGTATGGTGGAAACCTCTCCTGACGGACCTTTAGCTGTTATGGTTACCAATGTATCCGTAGACAAGCACGCAGGTGAAATCGCAACCGGTAGGGTTTACGGCGGAGCTATCGAAAAAGGTACTGAAGTCTACATGGTCGGTTCCCACGGAAAATCCAGAGTACAGCAAGTAGGTGTATACTTCGGTCCTGAAAGGGTTAATACCGATAAGGTTCCTGCAGGAAACATCGTATACATTGCAGGTGCAAAAGGCGCAATCGCAGGTGAAACCCTCTGTTCTCCTGAAGACAAAATCAAAGAGTTTGAAGGATTGGAACACATCTCCGAACCTGTAGTTACCGTAGCTGTAGAAGCTAAAAATACCAAGGACTTGCCAAAACTCATTGAAGTATTAAGACAAGTCGGTAAGGAAGACCCAACAGTTAAAATCGATATTAACGAAGAAACCGGTGAACACTTAGTATCCGGTATGGGAGAACTCCACTTGGAAGTTATCGGTTACAGAATCGGTGAAAAAGGTGTGGACATTACCACTTCCGAACCTATCGTAGTTTACAGGGAAACCGTAAGGAAACTCTCTCCTCAAGTTGAAGGTAAATCCCCTAACAAGCACAACAGATTCTACCTCACAGTTGAACCTATTGAACCAAGCCTTTATGAAGCTATTCAGGAAGGTAAAATCAAAGAAGGAAGAGTCAAAGGTAAAGAATCTGCAAATGACTTTATTGAAGCCGGTTTAGAAAAAGAAGAAGCCAGAAGAGTTTGGGCTGTTCACAACAGAAGCATCTTCCTCAACATGACCAGAGGTATCCAGTACCTGGACGAAGTTAAGGAATTATTGCTTGAAGGATTCGAATCAACCCTTGAAAGCGGTCCTTTAGGTGAAGAAATCTCCATGGGATTAAAATTCAAGCTCAACGACGCAAAACTTCACGAAGACGCAATCCACAGAGGACCTGCACAAGTATTGCCTGCTATCAGAAACGCAATCTTAGGTGCAATGACTCTTGCAGAACCTGCTTTACTTGAACCTATGCAGAAAGTAGTTATCGACACTCCTAACGATTACATGGGAGCATGTACCCGTGAAATCCAAAACAGAAGAGGTCAAATCGTAGACATGGGTCAGGAAGGAGATATGGCAAGAATCGAATCCAAGGTTCCTGTAGCTGAAATGTTCGGTTTCGCCGGAGACATCAGATCCGCAGCTGAAGGTAGATGTTTATGGTCTACTGAAATCGCAGGATTCGAACCGCTCCCACGTGAAATGCAGGCTCAAATTGTCCGTGAAATCAGGCAAAGAAAAGGCTTGTCTGCTGAACCGTTCCCAACCAGTCACTACTTAGGTGACATATAA
- the tuf gene encoding translation elongation factor EF-1 subunit alpha, giving the protein MAKEKEHLNLAFIGHVDHGKSTLVGHLLLKAGAIAEQQLDDGENKFRFVMDKLGEERERGVTIDLAHQKFSTKKYDYTVVDCPGHRDFVKNMITGASQADAGVLVVAADDGVMPQTKEHVFLSKTLGINQLIVAINKIDLVDYSEDKYNELKEEVSNLIKTVGFNPATVPFIPLSAFEGDNIKEASPNTSWYKGDSLIDALDKLTPPEKPTDLPLRIPIQDVYSITGVGTVPVGRVETGVMKKGENVIFQPAGASGEVKSIEMHHEQFEEAEPGDNIGFNVRGVGKNDIRRGDVAGHTDASPTVAREFKAQIVVLQHPGVITVGYTPVFHCHTSQVACTFLELMQKLNPATGAVDQENPDFLKTGDAAIVKIKPTKPMCLENAKEIPQMGRFAIRDMGQTVAAGLCLEITEKQ; this is encoded by the coding sequence ATGGCAAAAGAAAAAGAACATCTTAACTTAGCATTTATTGGACACGTTGACCACGGAAAATCCACTTTAGTTGGACACTTATTATTAAAAGCTGGTGCAATCGCTGAACAACAATTAGATGACGGAGAAAACAAATTCAGATTTGTTATGGACAAATTAGGAGAAGAAAGGGAAAGAGGAGTAACTATCGACTTAGCTCACCAAAAATTCTCCACCAAAAAATACGACTACACTGTTGTAGACTGTCCTGGACACAGAGACTTCGTTAAAAACATGATCACCGGTGCTTCCCAAGCAGACGCTGGTGTTTTAGTTGTTGCTGCAGACGACGGTGTCATGCCACAAACTAAAGAACACGTGTTCTTATCAAAAACTTTAGGTATCAACCAATTAATCGTAGCTATTAACAAAATCGATTTAGTAGACTACAGCGAAGACAAATACAACGAATTAAAAGAAGAAGTTTCAAACTTAATCAAAACTGTCGGTTTCAACCCTGCTACCGTACCTTTCATCCCATTATCTGCATTTGAAGGGGACAACATTAAAGAAGCAAGTCCTAACACTTCCTGGTACAAAGGTGACAGCTTAATTGACGCATTAGACAAATTAACTCCACCTGAAAAACCAACCGACTTACCTTTAAGAATTCCTATTCAAGACGTCTACTCCATTACTGGTGTAGGTACCGTACCTGTAGGAAGAGTCGAAACCGGTGTAATGAAAAAAGGAGAAAACGTTATCTTCCAACCTGCTGGAGCTTCCGGAGAAGTAAAATCTATCGAAATGCACCACGAACAATTTGAAGAAGCTGAACCTGGTGACAACATCGGATTCAACGTAAGAGGTGTAGGTAAAAACGATATCAGAAGAGGAGACGTAGCAGGACACACTGACGCTTCCCCTACCGTAGCAAGAGAATTCAAAGCACAAATTGTTGTTTTACAACACCCAGGTGTTATCACCGTTGGATACACTCCTGTATTCCACTGTCACACTTCACAAGTAGCATGTACTTTCTTAGAATTAATGCAAAAATTAAACCCTGCTACCGGTGCTGTTGACCAAGAAAACCCTGACTTCTTAAAAACTGGTGACGCAGCTATTGTTAAAATCAAACCTACTAAACCAATGTGTCTCGAAAACGCAAAAGAAATCCCACAAATGGGTAGATTCGCTATCAGAGACATGGGTCAAACTGTTGCAGCTGGTTTATGTTTAGAAATTACTGAAAAACAATAA
- the rpsJ gene encoding 30S ribosomal protein S10 produces the protein MNQARIKLTGTDPEKLQYVCDQLKNIAERTGVDLSGPIPLPTKKLVVPTRKSPDGEGKASWEKWELRIHKRLVGIGADERAMRQVMKVNVPDNVSIEIELKG, from the coding sequence ATGAATCAAGCAAGAATTAAGCTTACAGGAACTGATCCGGAAAAATTACAATATGTTTGTGATCAACTCAAAAACATTGCTGAAAGAACTGGTGTTGATTTATCCGGTCCTATCCCACTGCCTACTAAAAAATTAGTAGTCCCTACAAGAAAATCACCAGATGGTGAAGGAAAAGCATCTTGGGAAAAATGGGAATTAAGGATTCACAAACGTTTAGTCGGTATCGGAGCTGACGAACGTGCAATGAGACAAGTAATGAAGGTCAACGTTCCTGATAACGTAAGTATCGAAATAGAACTTAAAGGATAG
- the cobK gene encoding precorrin-6A reductase, which translates to MKILLLGGTKDSTDLIKHLKSNYDTYILTTTTTEYGSRLALEAGSDDTISRPLLKDEIIGIINNSDFDLLIDATHPFAEHITPTSASVAEICDIPYIRFERPALSFDDIDTSHIIFAESFEDAGKIISEKFPDGNVLHFAGANTMEDVLKNVSIDNFYPRILKVEKSIEKCNNLGIPPEHIIPMKGAASLEENIDLIERYDASVMITKESGEIGGVIEKIDAANIKDISLIMIMRPVIKEVKKEDIVSDLEEFDEKIKINAETEI; encoded by the coding sequence ATGAAAATATTACTTCTTGGCGGAACAAAGGACTCGACGGATTTAATAAAGCATTTAAAAAGCAATTACGACACATACATACTGACTACGACAACGACCGAATACGGATCCAGGCTTGCATTGGAAGCCGGAAGCGACGATACCATATCAAGGCCGCTTTTAAAAGATGAGATAATCGGCATTATAAACAATTCCGATTTTGATTTATTGATAGATGCAACCCACCCCTTTGCAGAACACATCACCCCGACGAGCGCAAGCGTTGCTGAAATCTGTGATATCCCATACATCCGCTTTGAAAGGCCTGCACTAAGCTTTGATGATATTGACACTTCACACATTATTTTTGCCGAATCATTCGAGGATGCTGGCAAAATAATTTCAGAAAAGTTCCCTGATGGAAACGTACTTCATTTTGCGGGGGCAAACACCATGGAGGACGTGCTTAAAAACGTTTCAATCGACAATTTCTATCCGAGAATCTTAAAGGTTGAAAAGTCAATTGAAAAGTGCAATAACTTAGGAATTCCTCCGGAGCATATCATCCCCATGAAAGGTGCCGCCAGCCTTGAGGAAAACATCGATTTAATCGAAAGGTACGACGCAAGTGTCATGATAACAAAGGAAAGCGGCGAGATAGGTGGAGTCATTGAAAAAATCGATGCGGCAAACATTAAGGATATATCTCTCATAATGATTATGCGGCCGGTCATTAAAGAAGTGAAAAAAGAAGATATTGTCAGTGATTTGGAAGAATTTGATGAAAAAATTAAAATAAACGCCGAGACTGAGATTTGA
- a CDS encoding calcium-translocating P-type ATPase, PMCA-type, translated as MTSDILSKYETSKNGLTESEAKTRLEKYGFNELIEKKPKSPVVLFLEQFIDVLIGLLFVASVAAFIVGDVLDSIVILIAIILNAILGFIQEYRSQKAVETLKTLITREAIVKRDSKVRKIDSKYLTVGDIVILEEGDKAPADLMLIESNDLNVDESYLTGESEAVEKMVEDEVYMDSNIISGNAVGVVSKIGMKTSIGEIAAAIQEESEDTPLQRKVAKLGKTISAISIVVCIFVFILELSQGIPIVETFMTAVSLAVAAVPEGLPAVLTLTLALGMQEMSKSNAIVKRLLSVETLGSCSVICSDKTGTLTENRMTVTETFLFNEEMTSLIGVLCNNAVINNGETIGDPTDGAILKHFHDESRDLSDYVKVNEIAFNSNRKMMSVEYTLGDENNTIYSKGAPEIILDKCKYIDDNGTIKIITPEIKETVSKKVGEMAGNALRTIGFAYKQKDENDDETDLIFTGLLGMMDPPKKSAKKAVKDCKNAGIKVVMITGDHEKTARAIARDLEILTDGKVITGAQLDELNDDEYFKVVEDIDVYARVRPSQKVRIVETLKAKGHIVSMTGDGVNDAPALKKASIGVAMGNGTDVAHEASDMIIQDNNFATIVKAIEEGRKIYDNIKRFVKFQVSTNVGAIITIIGTSLLNLPIPFSPVQLLWINIVMDGPPAQTLGMEGAEKDIMKRKPENGDILNRKTISRILVLGLVMAIGTISLYCYQLSVSNQAKAMTVAFTVFVIYQLFNALNCKADSDASSRYLYAGIAISLILQVLIIYIPQLQMIFRTTSIDLIDWVLIIIVAFTIIISEKVLNRVIK; from the coding sequence TTGACAAGTGACATATTATCCAAATACGAAACATCTAAGAACGGATTGACAGAAAGTGAAGCAAAAACAAGACTTGAGAAGTACGGCTTTAACGAGCTTATAGAAAAAAAGCCCAAAAGTCCCGTTGTATTATTTTTAGAGCAGTTTATCGACGTGTTAATCGGACTTTTGTTTGTAGCCTCCGTTGCGGCATTCATCGTCGGAGACGTCCTCGATTCAATCGTCATTCTAATTGCAATCATACTTAACGCCATTTTGGGATTCATTCAGGAATACCGTTCCCAGAAGGCCGTTGAAACGTTAAAGACATTAATTACTCGAGAAGCCATCGTCAAAAGGGACTCCAAAGTCAGGAAAATAGATTCAAAATACCTGACCGTCGGAGATATCGTGATTTTAGAGGAAGGAGACAAGGCTCCGGCAGATTTGATGCTGATTGAATCAAACGATTTAAACGTTGACGAATCATATCTCACCGGAGAGTCTGAAGCGGTTGAAAAAATGGTGGAAGATGAAGTCTATATGGACTCAAACATCATAAGCGGAAACGCTGTGGGCGTCGTCTCAAAAATAGGCATGAAAACCTCAATCGGAGAGATTGCAGCAGCAATACAGGAGGAAAGCGAGGACACGCCACTCCAAAGAAAGGTTGCAAAGCTCGGAAAGACTATATCTGCAATATCCATCGTTGTATGTATATTCGTTTTTATTCTGGAGCTTTCACAGGGAATTCCAATTGTCGAAACCTTCATGACAGCGGTTTCCCTTGCGGTTGCGGCTGTTCCCGAAGGCCTTCCGGCCGTGCTGACGTTGACATTGGCTTTGGGAATGCAGGAAATGTCCAAATCTAACGCAATCGTAAAAAGGCTTCTTTCGGTTGAAACCCTCGGTTCATGCAGCGTCATCTGCAGCGACAAGACCGGAACCCTAACCGAAAACAGGATGACCGTAACAGAGACATTCCTTTTCAATGAGGAAATGACCTCATTAATTGGAGTTCTGTGCAACAATGCAGTAATTAATAACGGCGAAACAATAGGCGATCCGACCGACGGGGCAATACTGAAGCATTTTCATGACGAATCAAGGGACCTGAGCGATTATGTCAAGGTTAACGAAATAGCTTTCAACAGCAATCGTAAAATGATGAGCGTTGAATATACACTAGGCGATGAAAACAATACGATATATTCGAAAGGTGCTCCAGAAATAATTCTAGATAAATGCAAATACATAGATGATAATGGAACTATTAAAATTATCACACCTGAAATCAAGGAAACAGTATCCAAAAAGGTTGGCGAAATGGCCGGCAATGCATTGAGAACAATCGGCTTTGCATACAAGCAAAAAGATGAAAATGACGATGAGACAGATTTGATTTTCACAGGACTTCTCGGAATGATGGATCCTCCTAAAAAGAGTGCCAAAAAAGCAGTGAAAGACTGCAAGAACGCCGGAATTAAAGTAGTGATGATAACCGGAGACCATGAAAAGACCGCAAGGGCAATAGCCAGGGACCTTGAGATATTAACCGACGGTAAAGTAATCACCGGAGCACAGCTGGACGAACTGAACGATGATGAATACTTTAAGGTCGTTGAAGACATTGACGTTTATGCCCGAGTAAGGCCGTCACAGAAGGTAAGGATTGTGGAAACCCTCAAGGCCAAAGGCCACATCGTTTCAATGACCGGTGACGGAGTCAATGACGCCCCAGCCCTTAAAAAGGCTTCAATTGGAGTTGCAATGGGTAACGGAACCGACGTTGCCCATGAAGCATCGGACATGATCATTCAGGACAACAACTTCGCAACGATTGTCAAGGCGATTGAGGAAGGAAGGAAAATCTATGATAACATAAAGAGATTCGTCAAGTTCCAGGTGTCAACGAACGTCGGTGCAATCATTACGATTATCGGAACATCATTATTGAACCTGCCGATTCCATTCAGTCCGGTTCAATTATTATGGATTAATATAGTGATGGACGGGCCCCCTGCACAGACTCTGGGAATGGAAGGGGCCGAAAAGGACATCATGAAAAGAAAACCTGAAAACGGAGATATCTTAAATAGAAAAACCATAAGCAGAATTTTAGTATTGGGTTTGGTAATGGCTATCGGAACAATATCCCTTTACTGCTATCAGTTAAGCGTTTCAAATCAGGCAAAGGCGATGACAGTTGCATTTACGGTATTTGTAATCTATCAGCTTTTCAATGCCCTGAACTGCAAGGCCGACTCAGACGCTTCAAGCAGATACCTTTATGCCGGAATTGCCATCTCCCTGATATTGCAGGTCCTCATTATTTACATTCCGCAGCTTCAGATGATATTCAGGACAACATCCATTGATTTGATTGACTGGGTATTGATTATAATAGTTGCGTTTACGATTATCATATCAGAAAAAGTATTGAACCGAGTGATAAAATGA
- a CDS encoding UPF0146 family protein gives MWESFAEYILTQSDKNPTRIAEIGVGKYSFVYDYLNAHENIEIIKTDISPADSSVIKDDVTDPDLNLYKDLDIIYSVRPPGELQPYIVNLALKVNAKLIIKPLFNEDINTKRVKLKLKNYKKASFFELGV, from the coding sequence ATGTGGGAAAGTTTCGCCGAATATATCCTGACGCAGTCAGACAAGAACCCGACAAGAATAGCTGAAATTGGAGTTGGCAAATACTCTTTTGTCTATGATTATTTAAACGCTCATGAAAACATCGAAATAATAAAGACAGACATCTCGCCTGCAGATTCAAGCGTAATCAAAGATGACGTCACCGACCCTGACCTGAATCTTTACAAGGATTTGGATATCATCTATTCTGTCAGGCCTCCGGGCGAACTTCAGCCATACATCGTCAATCTGGCATTAAAAGTCAATGCGAAACTTATAATAAAGCCATTGTTTAATGAAGATATAAATACTAAAAGAGTGAAATTAAAATTAAAAAATTACAAAAAGGCCAGCTTTTTTGAATTAGGTGTATAA
- the rimI gene encoding ribosomal protein S18-alanine N-acetyltransferase: MIIREFTPTDLKRVYEIENMSFDQSYGINMFKSLYDMGTGFLVAEVDGYVIGYILFWIKYQNQGHIISLAVDKNYRRMRAGTRLLSKAIQVLMLFNVANIYLEVNEKNCGAYEFYKSFNFKVDRIVPSYYASGDGAIVMYLPIGAGL, from the coding sequence ATGATAATTCGTGAATTCACGCCTACCGATTTGAAAAGGGTTTATGAAATAGAAAACATGTCCTTTGACCAGTCTTATGGAATAAACATGTTCAAAAGCCTCTATGATATGGGAACGGGCTTTCTGGTAGCCGAAGTTGACGGATACGTCATCGGTTATATTCTTTTTTGGATAAAGTATCAAAATCAGGGCCACATAATCTCTCTTGCGGTGGACAAGAACTACAGGAGAATGCGGGCCGGAACCAGATTATTGTCTAAAGCCATTCAGGTTCTTATGCTTTTCAATGTCGCAAACATCTACCTGGAAGTAAATGAGAAAAACTGCGGAGCCTATGAATTCTACAAAAGCTTTAACTTTAAGGTTGACAGGATAGTTCCAAGCTATTACGCTTCAGGAGACGGCGCCATCGTGATGTATCTTCCTATAGGCGCAGGTTTGTGA
- a CDS encoding zinc ribbon domain-containing protein gives MVVRRCPQCHTTGDDQYGFCIKCGYEFSKIENAGNVCPLCNFPNPDEADYCVKCGTPLLRIYNMQGEGDSINPVIIKRSIANEPIDADVPHTSRILIVLGYIFSILGGLIGLIIAIYLITRRDPVAKRHGRIQLGIFIFYLILILIFILTGAITTDTLMQYTQMTGLENLTNLRL, from the coding sequence ATGGTAGTTAGAAGATGTCCTCAATGCCACACGACGGGCGATGATCAGTACGGATTTTGTATCAAATGCGGGTATGAGTTTTCCAAAATCGAAAATGCTGGAAACGTTTGTCCATTATGCAATTTTCCAAATCCTGACGAAGCCGATTACTGCGTCAAATGCGGCACTCCATTATTGCGCATTTACAACATGCAAGGTGAAGGAGACTCCATAAATCCAGTAATCATCAAAAGAAGCATCGCAAACGAGCCTATAGACGCTGACGTTCCACATACAAGCAGGATTTTGATAGTGCTCGGCTATATCTTCTCCATTTTAGGAGGACTCATCGGGCTAATCATAGCAATCTATCTGATAACGAGAAGGGATCCGGTTGCAAAAAGGCACGGAAGAATCCAGCTTGGAATATTCATATTCTATCTGATTCTGATACTGATTTTCATACTGACCGGAGCGATAACAACAGATACATTGATGCAGTACACCCAGATGACGGGTCTTGAAAACCTCACAAACCTGCGCCTATAG
- the prf1 gene encoding peptide chain release factor aRF-1, giving the protein MSDVSSKELYEFKKTLKELSQKRGRGTELVSVYIPPDKQLSDVGKHMRDELGQSANIKSKTTKKNVQSAIEVILQSIRLYKKPPEHGLVLFVGMIPKGGPGTEKMEKYIIEPPEPVVTYWYKCNNEFFLEPLEYMIEERDTYGLAVVDRKEATIATLKGKKITIVGHLTSGVPGKHKAGGQSQRRFDRVIEDEAREFLKRIARRINDEFLPLKDDLKAVVIGGPGFTKTDLVEADYIQYEIKDKIIATVDTSYTGEFGIREVINKSTDLLNELDVIHEKEVIQKFLGELRKDDGLYSYGENEVRNNLVIGAVDTLLLSEDLDSMRKTFQCPSCGFEKGITVKKQSEADAIEERCPNCNELIKEVDSELLVDEFVELAEDMNTSVEFISTETEEGMQLYRAFGGIGAILRYYVGH; this is encoded by the coding sequence ATGTCTGATGTATCATCAAAAGAATTATATGAATTTAAAAAAACGTTAAAGGAATTATCACAAAAAAGGGGAAGAGGTACGGAACTTGTTTCAGTTTATATCCCTCCGGACAAGCAATTAAGTGATGTGGGAAAGCACATGAGGGATGAACTCGGACAGAGTGCCAACATCAAGAGTAAGACCACCAAGAAAAACGTTCAGTCAGCAATTGAGGTTATTCTGCAGAGCATTCGTTTATACAAGAAGCCTCCTGAACACGGTCTTGTACTGTTTGTGGGCATGATTCCGAAAGGCGGTCCGGGTACCGAAAAGATGGAAAAGTACATCATCGAGCCACCTGAGCCTGTAGTTACCTACTGGTACAAGTGTAACAATGAATTTTTCCTTGAACCTCTCGAATACATGATTGAGGAAAGGGATACCTACGGACTGGCGGTAGTTGACAGAAAGGAAGCTACGATTGCCACTTTGAAGGGCAAAAAAATCACTATTGTCGGTCATTTGACAAGTGGTGTTCCGGGAAAGCACAAGGCTGGGGGACAATCTCAGAGAAGGTTTGACCGTGTTATTGAAGATGAGGCCAGGGAATTTTTAAAGCGTATCGCAAGGCGCATTAACGATGAGTTTTTACCGTTGAAGGACGATTTGAAGGCTGTCGTTATCGGAGGTCCTGGATTTACCAAAACCGATTTGGTTGAAGCCGACTATATCCAGTATGAAATCAAGGACAAAATCATTGCAACCGTGGACACTTCATACACCGGAGAGTTCGGTATCCGTGAAGTGATCAATAAATCAACCGATTTGTTAAATGAGCTTGACGTTATCCATGAAAAGGAAGTCATTCAGAAGTTTTTAGGCGAGCTTCGAAAGGATGATGGTCTTTATTCCTATGGTGAAAATGAAGTAAGAAACAATCTCGTTATCGGTGCCGTTGACACCCTGCTTTTATCAGAGGATTTGGATTCAATGAGAAAGACCTTCCAGTGTCCAAGCTGTGGCTTTGAAAAGGGAATCACGGTTAAAAAGCAGTCCGAAGCTGATGCCATAGAAGAGAGATGTCCTAACTGCAACGAATTGATAAAAGAAGTTGATTCAGAGCTTCTGGTGGACGAGTTTGTGGAGTTGGCTGAAGATATGAATACCTCAGTAGAGTTCATTTCAACCGAAACCGAAGAGGGAATGCAGCTTTACCGTGCATTCGGTGGTATCGGCGCAATCCTTAGGTATTACGTTGGACACTAA